One Molothrus aeneus isolate 106 chromosome 6, BPBGC_Maene_1.0, whole genome shotgun sequence genomic window carries:
- the BEGAIN gene encoding brain-enriched guanylate kinase-associated protein isoform X9, whose product MGQHYEEEKRALSHEIIALNNHLIEAKVTIDKLSEDNELYRKDCNLAAQLLQCSKNYDRAHKLSELPTDFQERVSIHLEKHGCSLSVPLCHTSYADTIPTCVIAKVLEKPDPHSLSSHLSSPSTRDLNFQDPAGKVGQRPQYKSDIYCSDTALYCPEERRRERRQSVDTQVKDVGFLRSQNSTDSTVEEDGFHSSFSHEAFPEYITSLPTSSSYSSFSVTSEEKENAQANTLTASQQAIYMSNREELFERKSPAGYEHQGSPRFAKPKPPQHMELADDNENSPTFTRTLPPYANEPFHFSAITPQQALANQKMRNECRSTHLSEEDLPGRWRQLSVEDIGAYSYRNTGRLSPCSFSEQYYSSPIKKGDSRTSPIYASYKADSCSEGDDICQSRLVDSCFLRTDSGLNIDISTSCKQDKLPTYKTKESRDQKNERITVQLCSSKNIENSPVLKREYVDVSPNSSAESLNQSSVEAPEMHQSSMDQGSHPGVHSKQPQFQRMGSTGLSRKDSLTKAQLYGTLLN is encoded by the exons GAGCTCTACAGGAAGGACTGCAATTTAGCTGCTCAGCTTCTCCAGTGCAGCAAGAACTATGACAGGGCACATAAACTTTCAGAG TTGCCAACTGACTTTCAAGAAAGAGTCAGCATCCACCTGGAAAAACACGGCTGCAGCCTTTCTGTCCCCTTGTGCCACACTTCTTACGCCGATACCATTCCCACCTGTGTCATTGCCAAAGTGCTGGAGAAACCAGACCCACACAGCTTGTCCTCACACCTGTCAAGCCCATCCACAAGGGATCTCAATTTTCAGGACCCTGCTGGAAAGGTGGGACAAAGACCCCAATACAAGTCTGACATCTACTGCAGTGACACAGCCCTTTACTGCcctgaggagaggaggagggagaggcgGCAGAGTGTGGACACGCAGGTGAAGGACGTGGGGTTCCTGCGCTCCCAAAACTCCACGGACAGCACTGTGGAAGAAGATGGTTTCCATTCCAGCTTCTCCCACGAAGCCTTCCCAGAGTACATAACCTCTCTGCCAACCTCCAGCTCCTACTCCAGCTTCAGCGTCACgtctgaggagaaggagaacGCCCAAGCCAACACCCTGACAGCCTCGCAGCAGGCGATCTACATGAGCAACCGTGAGGAGCTGTTTGAGAGGAAGTCGCCCGCGGGGTACGAGCACCAGGGGAGCCCCAGGTTCGCCAAGCCCAAACCCCCGCAGCACATGGAGCTCGCTGACGACAACGAGAACTCGCCCACTTTTACCAGGACTCTGCCTCCATATGCAAACGAACCTTTTCATTTCTCAGCCATAACACCACAGCAGGCTCTGGCAAACCAGAAAATGAGGAATGAGTGCAGGAGCACCCACCTTTCAGAAGAAGACTTGCCAGGGCGGTGGAGGCAGCTGAGTGTGGAGGACATTGGAGCGTACTCCTACAGGAACACTGGCAGGCTGTCGCCCTGCAGTTTCTCAGAGCAGTACTACAGCAGCCCCATCAAGAAGGGGGACAGTCGAACAAGCCCCATCTATGCTAGTTACAAAGCAGACAGCTGCTCAGAGGGAGATGACATCTGCCAAAGCAGACTTGTGGATTCTTGCTTCCTGAGAACAGACAGTGGCCTGAACATTGACATCAGCACAAGCTGTAAGCAGGACAAATTGCCCACTTACAAAACAAAAGAATCAAGGGACCAAAAAAACGAAAGGATCACTGTCCAGTTATGCAGTAGCAAAAACATCGAAAATAGCCCGGTATTGAAAAGAGAATATGTGGATGTGAGCCCCAACAGCTCAGCAGAGTCTCTCAATCAGAGTTCAGTGGAGGCTCCAGAAATGCACCAGTCTTCCATGGATCAAGGAAGCCATCCGGGGGTTCACAGCAAACAGCCGCAGTTCCAGCGGATGGGGAGCACTGGCCTGAGTCGGAAGGACAGCCTTACAAAAGCACAGTTATACGGAACCCTTCTGAACTAG